The genomic stretch TCCCGGAGTTGAAGGGCAAGCTGACGGGCATGGCGTTCCGCGTGCCGACGGCCAACGTCTCGGCGGTCGACCTGACCGTTCGCACCGTCAAGGAAACGACGCTGGCGGCGATATCCGCGGCGGTGAAGGGCGTGGCGAATGGCACTATGAAGGGCATCATGGGATACACCGAGGACGAGGTCGTAAGCAGTGACTTCATCGGTTCGACCTACTCGAGCATCTATGACGCCAAGGCCTGCATCGAGCTCAACAGCCGTTTCTTCAAGCTCGTCTCCTGGTACGACAATGAGTACGGCTACTCCTGCCGCGTCGTCGACCTGATGAAGCTGATGGCGAAGAAGGACGGGCTGGCCTAAACCTGTACGCTGCGGTTCGTGCGGCCGCCGGCGTGCCGTTTCAAGTGTTCCGTGCGCGGCCCGTCCCAGCGGATGGGCCGCGCCTTTCAACGCTGATGGGGTAGCAAGAACATGCCCAAGAAATCCGTTCGCGACATCGACGTGCGCGGCAAGCGGGTGCTGATCCGCGCCGACCTCAACGTACCGCTCAATGATCAACAGCAGGTGACCGACGACCGCCGTATCCGCATGTTCCTGCCGACGCTGCAGGATGTGCTGAAACGCGGCGGGCGGGCGATCGTGCTGAGCCACCTCGGGCGGCCGACCGGGGACGGCGGGGCTGAAGATGCGAAGTACTCGCTCGCACCGGTAGCGCAGCGGATGAGTGCCCTGCTGGAGAAAGCTGTCAAGTTCGTGCCCGCCTGCACCGGGCCGGAGGCCGAGCAGGCCGCCCGGGAACTCCACGACGGCGAGGTGCTGCTGCTCGAGAACGTACGCTTTCACAAGGCCGAGACAATCATCGACAAGGCCAAGAAGAACCCTGACAAGAAGCTTACGCCGGAACAGGACGGGAAACGCAGCGCCTTCGCCGCGGCTCTGGCAAAGCTCGGTGAAATCTACGTGAATGACGCCTTCGGCACCTGCCACCGGAAGCACGTCAGCATGTACGACGTACCCGGCCTGCTCCCCAAGGGCCAGCGCGTCCTCGGCTTCCTCGTCGAGAAGGAGTTGAAATACCTGGGCGACGCGGTGCAGGCACCCCAGCGGCCGTTCGTGGCCGTGCTCGGTGGTGCGAAGGTAAGTGACAAGATCGGCGTCATTCAGAACCTGCTGACCAAGGTGGACGAAATCCTGATCGGCGGCGCCATGATGTTCACCTTCTGGGCGGCCCAGGGCAAGGAAGTTGGCAAGAGTCTCTGCGAACGTGACCAGCTCGATCTGGCGCGGAAACTGCTCGCTGAGGCCGGCGGGAAGATCAACCTGCCGGTCGATACAGTGGCGGCCGCGGAGCTGAAATCCGGCGTCGCTACGCAGACGGTGGCAGGTGCCGTACCGGCCGACCTGATGGGGCTGGATGTCGGTCCGCAGACCCTGGAGCGCTTCTCGGCCGTGCTGCGCAAGGCCGGTACGATCATTTGGAACGGACCGCTCGGCGCATTCGAGACGAAGCCGTTCGAGGCCGGCACCTACACCCTTGCCCGGGTGATCGCCGCGGCAACAAAGGCCGGTGCCGTCAGCATCATCGGCGGCGGCGACAGCGCGGCGGCCGTGGAGCAGGCTGGCCTCGCTGAGCAGGTGTCGCACATCAGCACGGGCGGTGGCGCCTCGCTGGAGTTCCTCGAGGGGAAGGCCTTCGGCCCCATCGCGGTATTGGACGAAGCGTGAACATGCCCGGCCCAACCCGGCGGCCTGTGCGCATCGCACCCTCCGTGCTGAGTGCCGATTTTGGTCGGCTGGCGGAGGAAATTGGTGCGGTCGCGGCCGCCGGGGCGGACCTGCTGCATCTCGACATCATGGACGGGCACTTCGTGCCCAACCTGTCCTTCGGGGTGCCGGTGGTCGCGAGCATTCGGCGGCACACGTCGCTCTTCCTGGATGCCCACCTGATGATCACCGATCCGCTGCATTACGCCCCGGCATTCGTCGAAGCCGGTGCCAACAACATTACCTTTCACATTGAAACCATCCCGGATCCAGTCGCCACAGTGGAAACGCTGCGCGGCCTCGGAGTGCAGGTTGGGGTAGCGCTTAACCCGGGGACACCCCTTGCAGCGCTCGACCCGGTCATTGAAATCGTCGATCTCGTACTCGTGATGTCCGTTTGGCCCGGCTTCGGCGGACAGCATTACCTCACCGAAAGCACGGACCGCATCGCGCGCCTCGCACAGCGGCTGCGGCCTGACCAAACACTCGAGGTGGACGGCGGCATCCACGCCGCCAACATCGGATCCGTGGCGGCCGCCGGCGCGAATACCTTGGTCGCTGGGTCCGCCATTTTCGGCGCGCCGGATGCAGGGGCCGCCTTGCGAGCGCTGCGCGCGGCGGCCGAGGACGGCGCCCGGGCGCCGGAGCAGAAGGCATGAGAGTAGTGCTGATCCCCTGCGCAGCCACCGACTGGCAAGCCGAGGGTCGGCTGCTGGGGCGAACGGCGCTTAGCCCGACGACGGAGGGGCAGGCCGGTTGCGCAACGTGGTTAGCCCCGTTGCGAGCAGCCGGGCTCATCACGATCTACCACGGACCGGATGAGTTGTCCCAATTCACCGCGCGGCTATTGGCACGGCACCTGCGCATCACAGTTCGATCGGCACAGGACCTCGCTGAACTGGATGTCGGCCTGTGGGCGGGGCTCACGGATGGGCAGTTACGGTCGCGGTTTGCTTCGGCCCATCGCGAGTTGTGCGAATCGCCGCTCAATGTCACACCGCCGGGTGGCGAGACCGTGAGCGCTGCCGCCGAGCGCCTCAAGGGATTTTTTCACAAACAGACCCGTCGGAATGGTGCCCGGACGATCGGTGTTGTGTTGCGACCGTTGACCTGGGCACTGGCACGGTGTGTGCTGGAGCAGGATGACTTCTCGTCCATGTGGACCTCTGCCCAGGGCCGACAGGAACCCGTGCTCGTCGAAACCCCGTAACACGGTAGAATGCTTGGCAGGTGGACGGCTGGGTTCGGGGCCCCGGCTGCCCGGAGGAGATTGGATGGTTGAGGGCACAACACCCGCCCGCCGCAACGTGGAGGTCCCGGAGGGGCTGTGGATTCGCTGCGTGAGCTGCGGGGCCATGGTCTACCGTCGAATTCTGGAAGAGGAACTTCACGTCTGCCCGGAATGTGACTACCACTACCGCGTCGACGCCCGGGCGCGCATCGCGCAGCTCAACGACCCGGAGACTTTCGAGGAATTCCTGCCGCACCTCGAATCCAGTAACCCGCTGAACTTTACCGATCGCATCAGTTACCGCGAGCGACTCGACAAGGTGAAAGCGGCGACGGGCGAATCGGAGGCCATCATCGTCGGCAAGGGCTTCATCAAGGGCCGACCGCTGATCATGGGAGTGATGAACCCGAACTTCATCATGGGTTCGATGGGCTCGGTGGTCGGCGAGAAAGTCTGCGCTGCGGCCGAACGGGCAGCGGCGGAGGGCCTGCCCCTGCTGATGGTCACGTGCAGTGGCGGCGCCCGCATGATGGAGGGGATGGTGTCACTGGCGCAGATGGCGCGAACGTCCGCCGCGATTGCCAAGCTTGATGACGTCGGCGGGCTCTACATCGTGGTGATGACAGACCCGACCACGGCCGGCGTGGCCGCCAGCTTCGCATTCCTGGGCGACTTCACGCTGGCGGAACCGGGCGCGCTGATCGGGTTCGCGGGGCCGCGCGTCATTGCGAACACCATCCGCGCCACGCTGCCGGAGGGCTTTCAGCGGGCCGAGTTCATGCTTGAGCACGGTTTCGTTGATCGCATTGTGCATCGGCGCGACCTGCGCAGCGAAATCGCCAAGATCATCGACTATTGCAACAAATGAGCCCGGTGGCCGCCGCACCCGCCGGCCGCCCCGGCGAGTGAGAGTTCGTGACCATGCTGCTGTTTGCAAATGCGCCTCCCGGACTGCTCACGTGGGTTCTCAGCGAGCTGCAGCACCCCCTCGTGATCTTCGGTTTCGCGGCCCAGTTCATCTTTTTCGCCCGCTTCCTCGTGCAATGGGTCGTGTCGGAGCGGCTGGGTCGGAGTCATATCCCGGTTTCGTTCTGGTATCTCAGTCTTGTCGGGGGGGCTATGACATTCGTCTATGCCCTGCTCAAGCATGATCTGGTTTTCATGACGAGCCAAGGGTTGGCGGTCGGCATCTACATTCGAAATCTCATGCTGATCTACCGTCCGCGACCAGCGCGCCTCGTAGATGGCGCGCCGCTCACGCGGGCCGAACGTGCCGTGGCCGACTCCGCCCCGCCCTGACCCGGACAAAGCACAAGGGCCCGGCAGCGCTTTCGTGTGGCCATGCAGCACTCGTTCCTTGTGTAGCGCACTCCTTCGGAGCCGGTCGCGCGGCTATGATGATGAGTTCGGATGCATCGCGTAGGCGTGCATGACAGTCACACAGGTGTGACCTTGGGTTGGCAGGATCGCGAATACTCTCAGACGCACAGCGGCCTGATCGGACGGCTCTCCGGCCGCATGCGGGTCACATGGGCAATCACTTTCCTGCTACTGCTGCACGCGGTCGCGGCGGCCATGATGCTGATACTCCACTATGGCCGTGACGCGGACGTCGTGCGAGCCCATGTGCAACTGGGGGACGGCGCCCTGCACCCACTCGCCGTGCTGCTGCATCCATTTGCGATGACGAACCCACTCGCCATCGCACTCGTACTCTTTTTCTTGTGGGCCCTTGGTCGGCAGCTCGGCGAGACCATGACCAATGCGCAGCTCCTGTTGTGCGTGGGAGGGGCTAATCTGGCTGCCGGGTCCGTCTACCTGACAGTCGCACTACTCTCGCCGACATTCGCGACGCGCGTGCTCGACTACCCGCTCGGCGCCTTGGCGGGGCTGTTGTGGTTAACCTGGTATTCGTTGGGCGATCAGCAGATCACGCTGGCTGGGCACTCCCTCGGTGGCCGTACGCTCTATGCGGCGTGTGCTGGTTTAGCCGTACTGTTCGCGTTCATGACCCATGGCGCGGGCGCGTTGGCCTGGCTGGGCGCGGCTTTGGCCGGTGCGGGCGCCACCTGGAGCATTCTGAAAGTCATGGTGCGGGTCGCCGATCGTCCCGTATTGACGGTACCTCTTTCAGAGCCCCCCAAGCGGCGGTCCCGGCGTGGTACCCGGTCCGGAACATCCCCCGAACCTGCGGAGCGGCGGGCTAGCCAGCCGACGGCAACCCAGCCGGAAATCGATCAGATCCTCACGAAAATCAGCCGCGAGGGCATGCAGGCACTCACTCCGGACGAGCGGAACCGCCTGGAGGAAGCTCGCCGGGAACTATTGCGCCGCGGGCGTTGATCGGCGTTCCGGCCTTGCAATCCACGTGCAGGGCGGCCACACTTCGTACGTGCCCGGTCCCGTGTGGCTCATGCCATAGTCAGAAACCGTGCAATGGACGCGGAAGAATGTCGACAGTATCGCCGATAATGTTGGGGATGCGGCGTAACGCAGCGCTCCCGCTACGGTCCGGTAAATTCCGGCGACCGGAGCCGGGGCTGAGCAAGTCCGGCTACGAGCGGTAAACGCATGATCGAGAAGTATTGCGACCTCTGGCTGGAAAAAGCGGATTACCGCTGCATTCTCACGAGCGCGGCCGTCACCAATGGCGAAGCGGCGCTGGATTCGAATTCCGCACGCCAGGCGGCGGGGCGCTTTGCGGGCATCTCCACCGACTTGGCACGGCTGCTGACCTCGCGCGGCAATCATGTGCACGAGATTCGGCCGGGGCTGTGCTCCTTCCCCATCAAGCAGTACCAATGGTCCGGTCCGACGCTGCCAATCATTGAGCGGAGCGCGCGGGAACTACTCGCGCTGGTCGGCGAAAAAGTCACGATCCTCCCGCGGCCGGGATGCGGTCCAGGTGAACTGAGTTGGGAGGATGTGAAGAAGGCACTCGAATTCCTGCCCGACACCATCATTGTCTGTCCGGGGCCCTAACGGGGCACCACACCGCCCAGTGCCCGAACTTCGTCACCGCACACGATAGCCCACCACCACTGGTACTCCGCCCGGCAGCACGCGCGGCGGGGCCGTGACAGTCACCGCCAATTCGACCCCGTCGGCCGCACCTTCGACCGGGCGCGCCTGCACCGAGATCTGCTGCTCGTCGGGAGTGATGTCGGCCACGGTCAGCCAGTCGCGTACATGCGTAAGCACCACGGCCACGAGTTTTTCGGTATCCAGGCGGGTAAGGTGGGGTCGCAGGTCGAGCAACAGTGTCGAGAGACGGCTCGCGAAAAGTTGGTAAGGCAGACTGATTTCGAGAATCGCGCCACCTTCGGGACGCGCCGGGCGCGCCGCGCTGAAGCCGTTGCAGAGCACGACGCGCGTTTCTTCTTCATAGCCGATGATCGCGTTGAGCCCGACCGCGGCCAGTTCCTGGGCACGTTCCATGCTCAGTGCGGTGTCAGCCGGTCCGAGGGGCTTGTCGCCCTTGGGACCGCCGCGGCCGGTCGCGAAGCCGTCGACTCGTCCAACGAGCCCGGTGGGCCAGCCACTCTCTGCGAAACTGGCGGACAGAGTGCAGGCCGCGATGATCGGGCCGCCGGCCCACAGCAGATCGCGCTCGCCGACGCAATCCTCGCGAAAAGCGAACGACAGGTCTCCGTCGCGCGCGGGAACATATGGTGCCCGGAGGAGGGCGCGGCCAAAGATCAGGCCGAGAAAACGGGCATAGGGCTGATCTCGGAGCGTTTTGTATTTCGCGAACTGCCACTGATCCATGTGGTTGTGGAAGGCCGGGAGCGCCGGCACCTGCCAGGCATGCTTGCTGCCGAAGAACGCCGCACCTACGCCGGTGAGCACCACCAGCGGCAGACTCGCGGCGTGCTGGGCGAGTTCGTCGAGTGCCTCCAGGTCGGCGGGTGTGTTGCCGAACTGCTCATCCACGAGGAGCACATCGGGCGCCTGCGCACCTTCGTCAAAGACCGGGTCAATGACTTTCGCCACGAGCCGCTCGGCAAGGTGAGCGCGCGGCGCGTGCAACAGTTGCAGCCGGATCCCGGCCCGAAAATCGAGCTTCGAGACCAGCAATGCTACGGAGCGCCAAGTCGACTCCAGGCGCTGCACCGCGGGGGTATGCAGCACGAGATTCAGCCAAGTGCCACATTGCTGGTCGAGCTTCGCCAGCGCCCGCCGTAGACTGGAGGCTTCCGTGGCGGGAATCTTCATCCCGCCGGCACCGGCCGCGGCGGCAACGAGTGCCCCGACGCCCGACTTCGGGGGCGCCGCAGCCGACTCCGCAGCCGATGGTTCCTCACCGCCGAGGTCGAACTGATCCAGCAGGGCGTCGACGTTTTGGGCGGCTTCTGCAGCGCTACCGGTGCGCAGCGCATCGGGCAGCCAACTCAGGACCGCATGAGCACTCGCAAGCTCACCTGCTTTTGCAGTGAGCACATCCGCAGTGAGCTTGCCCAGCAGGCGTTGAACAAGCAATTCCCGCGCGGCATGCAAAGGACGAGTGGCAGCCAATTGCTCGGCAATGCGCTCCGGACGGAAGTCCTGCATGGTCCTGAAGGTCAGCGCTACTTCCGCCATAGGACCACCCGGAATCAGCGGATCCGCGACGGTAAAAGCGACCGCGGGCTGGGCGGCAGCCAACACCTCGTCGAAGGAGTCCGCACTGACTCCGACCCCTGTATCCACGAGTGGGCCGTCGAGACGCCCCTGTTCGCTGCCGGCAAAGTCCGCCAGCAGCAACATGTGGAACGGGCGCTCGCGCGTGACGCGCAGCCCTTCCGGAAATGGAAAGTCAACGCCCACATCGGGCGGGAGCGAGGAGTCAGACATGGAGCGCCTCCGCTCTGAATTGTGGCTCAATGCCAGCAGTAGACGAGCCGCGCGCGGTACCGGGAAACGCGCCGCTCCTGCACAATCGGTCACCCGCGCAACCACACGCTGCGCGGGCGCACGGCACGCCGTTCGCCAGTGCGCACGCCGGGAGGCGCACCAGGCCGACGTCCGCGGGGAGACTTACCGCTTACCCTTGCGCGGAGTGACCCGCAGCCATTCCTTGATCTGGGTCTTGACGGCGTATTCGGAACTCTCGCAGCCACCGCCAAGCAGGGCCTGATCCACCAGACTGGCCGCCACGCGCCCCTCCGGACCCGCCCCAAGCCCGGCGAAGCGGTACTCGGTGTCGAGTTCATGGCCGGCCACACGGGCGTGCCGTCGGATGCACTCGAGGACGGTACCCGTATCATTCGGATTGAGGCGATACTTATGCAGCAGCAGGTCGCTGAGTTTCGCTTCGAGCAACGAGTTCATGGGTTCTCCTTTCGGCCCAACAAAGAGACTAGGTGGTCAACGGGATCTTTCTGCTCACAAGTTTCCCATCGACCAGCGAATAACAGAGCAGCCCCCGATCCTCATCTTCGCAATAGAGGGTGCGCACCGGCCCGAAGAAACGTTCGGCTTCTGCCGGCGTACACGTCGGGAGAAACGTCCGCAGCACACGGGGATCATAGAAGCGGAAGAAGTATTTCGTCCGGCGGGCATCGCGCACGATCGTCAGCGTTCGGAAATGCCGCCGCACCTCGGCGAGTTCGGCCGGAGCATCGAGCAGGATGCCGACGCTCTTACCCCATTCCGCGAACCACCACTGGGCGAAGGCCGAGCGGCGCGGAAACTCGGCGAGGTACGGCGCCACGTCGCGGAGGTGGTCGCCGGCGCGCCCCGCGAAGAGCGACTCGCAGGCCGCACCTGCATCGGCGGCCTCGAAGGGGCCATCCGGCGCGCAGGCCGAGTCGAGCAGCGCGTACAGCCGCGCTCCGGGCGGCACGGCCCGTTGCAGAATCTCAGCTACCGGTGACGTCGCAGCAGGCATGGGCAATCACCACGTCCTCAATCCGGCTCGACCGGATGCGGCGCATCTTCTTCATACAAAAAGGGTGGCCGGGGCTGCTCCCACGTGACACCCAGCCGAGCGGTAATCCACTGTTCAATGCGCTCGTAGAACTCATCCCCGCGGGGCCGCAGCAGGGGTCGCCAGAAGAGCGGCTCGGTCGGGAAAGCGGCGTGCAGTCCTTCGATGATATGCACACGCAGCGAGCGGCGCGAGAGCCGCATCCAGACGTAGGTTTCGGGCGTGCGGATGTCGCGCGCCAGCGCGAGCACACAACGAACCGTGCCGGCGTAGCCCAGCCGCAGCGCGGCCTCGGCCTTGTCGCGCGGCTCTTTCGCGTTCCGGTAGGCGGCGAGCAGCGCATCCTCCGCCTGTACGTCGCCCAGCTTCGCGAGGGCGGCCTGCGTCGCCGCCGGGTTTGCGTCCCGCAATGCCGCATTCGACTCGAGCAATTCGCGGGCGCGCTGGGCCCCGGTCCGCCCCAGCAGCCAGGCAGCGCCGTCAATCTCCGGGTAGCGCTGCAGGTGAGCGAGAACATCCGGCAGGTAATCGCGAATCAGCGGGTCCGGCACCTCCACCGCCAGCAGTTCTCCGGCCCGGCTGCGCACCTCCGGATCCTCGGCTGAAAGCTCACCCACGAGGAACCCGACGATCCGCGGGTCGGCCACATAGGGTGCCAGGTACTCGGGCAGGTCGCCCGCGGGGGGAATGCGCGGCCGCCCGAGTTCGACAGCCAGCTCGACGAGCGGCCGGCGCGCCGCAGCCGGCGCATCGGGCACGGCCGCAAGCAGCGCTGCCACAAAACCCGGCTCGCGCTGCATGCGCAGCACTTCGGCCGTGGCGTAGGTGGAGTCGCTCGCGAGATCCCGCAGCACATCGCGGACGAGTTTGTCGGTGCGTTCATCATTGGGCATCGCGGTGGTGCATCCCATCAACAGGACCAGCGCCGCCGACCACCGCGGCCACGCGGCGCGCAGCGCCCGGCGTGTGCGACGGCGGATGGCAAAGCCGGTCACCCGGTTCATGTCCGTCCCTTCATGAGCAGCCACTGCTGCTCGGTCGTCGGCGCGTGGTAGTACTGCGTGATCGGGCGGTTGCGGATATTGAACCGCATCCCTGAGATCGCGAACATCAGGCAGTCCTGCGCGCAGATATCCTTGAACTCACAGCAGGTATGACCCATCTCGTGCATCGCCACCTGCTTGACAAGGTCGGCCGAGCCGAGGTCCTTGATGACGGCGACGTGGCCGCTGAGGCCCGCCAGGGGCCAG from Phycisphaerales bacterium encodes the following:
- a CDS encoding lipid-A-disaccharide synthase N-terminal domain-containing protein — its product is MLLFANAPPGLLTWVLSELQHPLVIFGFAAQFIFFARFLVQWVVSERLGRSHIPVSFWYLSLVGGAMTFVYALLKHDLVFMTSQGLAVGIYIRNLMLIYRPRPARLVDGAPLTRAERAVADSAPP
- a CDS encoding ADP-ribose-binding protein, which translates into the protein MIEKYCDLWLEKADYRCILTSAAVTNGEAALDSNSARQAAGRFAGISTDLARLLTSRGNHVHEIRPGLCSFPIKQYQWSGPTLPIIERSARELLALVGEKVTILPRPGCGPGELSWEDVKKALEFLPDTIIVCPGP
- a CDS encoding type VI secretion system contractile sheath large subunit is translated as MSDSSLPPDVGVDFPFPEGLRVTRERPFHMLLLADFAGSEQGRLDGPLVDTGVGVSADSFDEVLAAAQPAVAFTVADPLIPGGPMAEVALTFRTMQDFRPERIAEQLAATRPLHAARELLVQRLLGKLTADVLTAKAGELASAHAVLSWLPDALRTGSAAEAAQNVDALLDQFDLGGEEPSAAESAAAPPKSGVGALVAAAAGAGGMKIPATEASSLRRALAKLDQQCGTWLNLVLHTPAVQRLESTWRSVALLVSKLDFRAGIRLQLLHAPRAHLAERLVAKVIDPVFDEGAQAPDVLLVDEQFGNTPADLEALDELAQHAASLPLVVLTGVGAAFFGSKHAWQVPALPAFHNHMDQWQFAKYKTLRDQPYARFLGLIFGRALLRAPYVPARDGDLSFAFREDCVGERDLLWAGGPIIAACTLSASFAESGWPTGLVGRVDGFATGRGGPKGDKPLGPADTALSMERAQELAAVGLNAIIGYEEETRVVLCNGFSAARPARPEGGAILEISLPYQLFASRLSTLLLDLRPHLTRLDTEKLVAVVLTHVRDWLTVADITPDEQQISVQARPVEGAADGVELAVTVTAPPRVLPGGVPVVVGYRVR
- a CDS encoding phosphoglycerate kinase, yielding MPKKSVRDIDVRGKRVLIRADLNVPLNDQQQVTDDRRIRMFLPTLQDVLKRGGRAIVLSHLGRPTGDGGAEDAKYSLAPVAQRMSALLEKAVKFVPACTGPEAEQAARELHDGEVLLLENVRFHKAETIIDKAKKNPDKKLTPEQDGKRSAFAAALAKLGEIYVNDAFGTCHRKHVSMYDVPGLLPKGQRVLGFLVEKELKYLGDAVQAPQRPFVAVLGGAKVSDKIGVIQNLLTKVDEILIGGAMMFTFWAAQGKEVGKSLCERDQLDLARKLLAEAGGKINLPVDTVAAAELKSGVATQTVAGAVPADLMGLDVGPQTLERFSAVLRKAGTIIWNGPLGAFETKPFEAGTYTLARVIAAATKAGAVSIIGGGDSAAAVEQAGLAEQVSHISTGGGASLEFLEGKAFGPIAVLDEA
- a CDS encoding acetyl-CoA carboxylase carboxyltransferase subunit beta; this encodes MVEGTTPARRNVEVPEGLWIRCVSCGAMVYRRILEEELHVCPECDYHYRVDARARIAQLNDPETFEEFLPHLESSNPLNFTDRISYRERLDKVKAATGESEAIIVGKGFIKGRPLIMGVMNPNFIMGSMGSVVGEKVCAAAERAAAEGLPLLMVTCSGGARMMEGMVSLAQMARTSAAIAKLDDVGGLYIVVMTDPTTAGVAASFAFLGDFTLAEPGALIGFAGPRVIANTIRATLPEGFQRAEFMLEHGFVDRIVHRRDLRSEIAKIIDYCNK
- a CDS encoding histidine phosphatase family protein gives rise to the protein MRVVLIPCAATDWQAEGRLLGRTALSPTTEGQAGCATWLAPLRAAGLITIYHGPDELSQFTARLLARHLRITVRSAQDLAELDVGLWAGLTDGQLRSRFASAHRELCESPLNVTPPGGETVSAAAERLKGFFHKQTRRNGARTIGVVLRPLTWALARCVLEQDDFSSMWTSAQGRQEPVLVETP
- the rpe gene encoding ribulose-phosphate 3-epimerase, producing the protein MPGPTRRPVRIAPSVLSADFGRLAEEIGAVAAAGADLLHLDIMDGHFVPNLSFGVPVVASIRRHTSLFLDAHLMITDPLHYAPAFVEAGANNITFHIETIPDPVATVETLRGLGVQVGVALNPGTPLAALDPVIEIVDLVLVMSVWPGFGGQHYLTESTDRIARLAQRLRPDQTLEVDGGIHAANIGSVAAAGANTLVAGSAIFGAPDAGAALRALRAAAEDGARAPEQKA
- a CDS encoding DUF4123 domain-containing protein, whose product is MPAATSPVAEILQRAVPPGARLYALLDSACAPDGPFEAADAGAACESLFAGRAGDHLRDVAPYLAEFPRRSAFAQWWFAEWGKSVGILLDAPAELAEVRRHFRTLTIVRDARRTKYFFRFYDPRVLRTFLPTCTPAEAERFFGPVRTLYCEDEDRGLLCYSLVDGKLVSRKIPLTT